The following are encoded in a window of Pseudomonadota bacterium genomic DNA:
- the arfB gene encoding alternative ribosome rescue aminoacyl-tRNA hydrolase ArfB: protein MIEITEHIALEPAEISETFIHAGGPGGQNVNKLSTAVQLRFNLARSPALPEDMRVRAARLAGRRLTKDGDIVITARRYRTREQNRSDALARLVALLRQAAERPIHRRPTRPGKAAKQRRVDTKTKRGRTKQLRGVYRGEV from the coding sequence ATGATTGAAATTACCGAGCATATCGCCCTCGAACCGGCCGAGATCAGTGAAACATTCATCCATGCCGGCGGGCCGGGTGGGCAGAATGTGAACAAGCTTTCGACAGCGGTGCAGCTGCGCTTCAACCTCGCCCGTTCGCCGGCCCTGCCCGAGGATATGCGCGTCCGCGCCGCCCGCCTGGCCGGCCGCCGGCTGACCAAAGATGGCGACATCGTCATCACCGCCCGGCGCTATCGCACACGTGAACAAAATCGATCGGATGCCCTGGCCCGTCTGGTAGCGCTGCTGCGCCAGGCGGCCGAGCGCCCGATTCACCGCCGCCCGACGCGACCCGGCAAAGCCGCCAAACAGCGCCGCGTCGACACCAAAACCAAGCGCGGCCGTACCAAGCAATTGCGCGGCGTATACCGGGGTGAGGTGTAG
- a CDS encoding GIY-YIG nuclease family protein: MACYVYVLGSGDGGGFRTYVGWTTDLEARLQKHNSGKGARSTRGRAWRLLYAERFLNRGEAMSREWHLKHDREFRKRLSIQAVSP, encoded by the coding sequence ATGGCCTGTTACGTCTATGTGCTGGGGAGTGGGGACGGTGGCGGGTTTCGCACTTATGTCGGCTGGACGACCGATTTGGAAGCGCGGCTGCAGAAACATAATTCAGGCAAAGGCGCGCGCTCGACCCGCGGGCGGGCCTGGCGATTGCTCTATGCCGAGCGCTTCCTCAATCGAGGCGAAGCGATGAGCCGCGAATGGCACCTCAAGCACGACCGCGAATTCCGCAAGCGGTTGAGCATACAGGCGGTTTCGCCCTAG
- a CDS encoding carboxymuconolactone decarboxylase family protein — MTSYRERQVVAPASLGEAAPAARGIFDHVMSTRKLGFLPNMFAVMGRSPGALEAVAAVGEHVRFHSALDEDLREMVICEVSAILGNKYEWRHHIHKVPERLRPIIGNAAIENEPAPTGPALRFARLLANGDTVPDELIDSLKDILGDEGLIDLTVMVGYYQLLATFCATLGIQVEDAVPQAAMPLKGT; from the coding sequence ATGACCAGTTATCGGGAACGCCAGGTGGTGGCGCCAGCGAGCTTAGGCGAGGCGGCGCCGGCGGCGCGGGGAATATTCGATCACGTCATGTCGACGCGGAAGCTTGGCTTTTTGCCGAATATGTTCGCCGTCATGGGGCGCAGTCCGGGTGCGCTTGAAGCGGTCGCCGCGGTTGGAGAGCATGTGCGCTTTCATTCGGCGCTGGATGAGGATCTGCGCGAGATGGTGATTTGCGAAGTCTCGGCCATCCTCGGCAATAAATACGAGTGGCGTCATCATATTCATAAAGTGCCGGAGCGCTTGCGCCCGATCATCGGCAATGCCGCGATCGAAAACGAGCCGGCGCCGACCGGCCCGGCGCTGCGTTTTGCCCGTCTGCTCGCCAATGGCGACACTGTGCCTGATGAGCTGATCGATTCCCTCAAGGACATATTAGGCGATGAAGGCCTGATCGATCTCACCGTCATGGTCGGTTACTACCAGCTGCTCGCCACGTTCTGCGCGACGCTCGGCATTCAAGTCGAGGACGCGGTGCCGCAAGCGGCGATGCCGCTCAAGGGAACTTGA
- a CDS encoding tetratricopeptide repeat protein, whose protein sequence is MMRWIYALAVLSLLSVAPAYADMDRGEAAFERGDFATALDVFRPLAASGDAEAQHFLGVMYYRGKGVAQDFAEAAKQFRAAAEQGHARAQSLLAEMYAAGEGVARSHETAAAWYQKAAAQGHEVAQTALSFMYTEGRGVERDFVQALKWNAIVGQQNQMIAVMFRNHLTYRMNEEEIAEADRLAREWKPTP, encoded by the coding sequence ATGATGCGTTGGATTTATGCGCTGGCGGTTTTGTCGCTGCTCTCCGTCGCGCCGGCATACGCCGATATGGATCGCGGCGAAGCCGCCTTCGAACGCGGCGATTTCGCGACGGCGCTTGATGTTTTCCGCCCGCTTGCCGCATCCGGTGACGCCGAGGCGCAGCATTTTCTCGGCGTCATGTATTACCGCGGCAAAGGCGTGGCGCAGGATTTTGCCGAGGCGGCAAAGCAATTCCGCGCCGCCGCCGAACAAGGCCATGCCCGGGCGCAGTCCCTGCTGGCGGAAATGTACGCCGCCGGTGAGGGCGTTGCACGAAGCCACGAAACAGCGGCGGCGTGGTACCAAAAAGCAGCGGCGCAAGGCCATGAAGTGGCGCAAACCGCCCTCAGCTTCATGTACACCGAGGGGCGCGGCGTAGAGCGGGATTTTGTTCAGGCGCTGAAGTGGAATGCTATCGTCGGCCAGCAGAATCAAATGATCGCCGTCATGTTCCGCAATCACCTCACCTACCGCATGAACGAAGAGGAAATTGCTGAGGCCGACCGACTGGCGCGCGAATGGAAGCCTACGCCCTAG
- a CDS encoding aminotransferase class IV, with amino-acid sequence MSEQPIIYMNGDYVPLSEAKISILDQGFLLGDGVFDVVSAWKGVIYKLDGHIERLFQSLRAAMLNTSMSHDDWRQAIIETMRRNSFRDATIRFIVTRGVSSKVVADPREFEPTIIIWPAPYIFLADEKKRAEGIRLFISHLRAFAPDTLDPRYKCLDRLHFQLAKIEALDAGCDDVIWLAQGGHVAEGPASNLFMAKGGKVYTPGEGVLRGITRQAFMEIAAEAGIECIEANLTPFDLYSADELFTCSTAGGALAVREIAGRKMQGPVPGPITQELDRRYWEKRETGADGTPIDG; translated from the coding sequence ATGAGTGAGCAGCCGATTATTTATATGAACGGCGATTATGTGCCGTTGAGCGAAGCGAAGATTTCGATTCTCGATCAGGGCTTTTTGCTCGGCGATGGCGTGTTCGATGTGGTCTCGGCCTGGAAAGGCGTGATCTATAAATTGGACGGGCATATCGAGCGCCTGTTCCAATCGCTGCGGGCAGCGATGTTGAACACGTCGATGAGCCATGACGATTGGCGGCAGGCCATCATCGAGACCATGCGGCGCAACAGCTTCCGCGACGCCACCATCCGCTTTATCGTGACCCGCGGCGTCTCGTCCAAAGTGGTCGCGGACCCGCGCGAGTTTGAGCCGACGATCATCATCTGGCCGGCGCCCTATATCTTCCTCGCCGATGAAAAGAAACGCGCCGAGGGCATTCGCCTTTTTATTAGCCATCTCCGCGCTTTTGCGCCCGATACCTTGGACCCGCGCTACAAATGCCTCGACCGCCTGCATTTTCAGTTGGCCAAGATCGAGGCGCTCGATGCGGGCTGCGATGATGTGATTTGGCTCGCCCAGGGCGGCCATGTCGCCGAAGGGCCAGCGTCAAATCTTTTCATGGCCAAGGGCGGCAAGGTTTATACGCCGGGCGAGGGGGTGTTGCGCGGCATCACCCGCCAGGCTTTCATGGAGATTGCCGCCGAGGCCGGTATCGAATGTATCGAGGCGAATCTCACGCCGTTCGATCTTTATTCAGCGGATGAATTATTCACTTGCAGCACGGCCGGCGGCGCCCTCGCGGTGCGGGAAATCGCCGGCCGCAAGATGCAGGGCCCAGTGCCGGGCCCGATCACCCAAGAGCTAGACCGGCGCTATTGGGAAAAACGTGAAACCGGCGCCGACGGCACGCCGATCGACGGCTAA